The sequence TTTCACTAGCTTATTGGCCAATTTTAGGATCTATATAGGCAATCCTAAGTAATCTGTTTCTTAATGTTGTTGCCAGGTAGTAGTGTTAACTATTAAAATTAGTCCATCTATTTGAGCACAGGAAGACTATGTACATTCTGTGAATTGCCATGTTATTGGCAGATATTTTTGCTTGTGAAGACTACCCTTTGTCTTTCCGGTAATGACCTTGCTGTGAATTAAAAGACTTTATTTTTCAGTGTCAAACCTTTTGTTTTAGGAACAATAATATTTTGCATTGGTTTTTAGGAAATGTGGTCTTTGAAGAACTTCCAAGTTGATCCAAACTATTCTTTTTCAATTGGTTGTGTTTTGTACTTATGTATTggttatataattattttttggttttgtacaTTCTGTCCACTTTGCATTGGTATGGTAACAACTCTAGGTATTTGGTTTTGGCACTTTGTTAAGGAACCACAAATTGTGTGAAGTGCCTATTATGGTTATTAAGCTGAAAGTTTGGTCTGGGCCCTGTTCGTCTTGCCCATTATTCATGTGCTTTCTAGGCACAtttaaccaaaccaaaccacATGGtgttaaattattttgttgCATATTCCTGATTTTCTGTCTCACATGGTATCTCATAAGACTTATTTTGGGGAGTGCCCAGGTGTGGGGGTGGGGTGGGTCAATGGTTGGGAGGAGGGGTAACTACCTGGTTTGAAGTCATCTTGTCTTTGTATAGCTGAAGTGCATGCAATAGTTGGAATAACTCATTTTCTTTCACCATCCCATCTAAGTTCTTGCACCTCCAGTTCCCCCATATCTAAATTACTTTGGTGTTTGTTAGGTGATGGACTCACAAAATCCCTTCTTCCTTGACATTTTACAAGACAAGGAACAaggttttgagtcttttgataGTAGTATTTTGATGTCTACTCCGCATTTAGACGTGAATGTCCATCAATCTCCACCCGAAGTTGAAATGGGACAATCTACACCCCCCATtgcaaaaaaatcaactactaAGAGAAGTCAACGGGGAAACAACTTCACGGTAGATGAAGACATTAAGCTAGTATCGGCGTGGCTTAATGTTAGCTTAGATGCCGTGATATCGACAGACCAAAAACACACAACATTTTGGGATAGAATTTGGTCCACCTTCCACAATGACAAGAAATTTAACCGCTCTAAGGATTCTTTATGTAGTCAGTGGTCAACAATTCAAAGGGAGACCGACAAGTTTTGTGGATACTTAGCCCAAATTGAGAACCGGAATGAAAGTGATAAAACTGAGCATGACAAGGTATTTCAACTCAACATCTAATATGTATTGTATATTAATGCACTTTTAGTTCTATGATtctcattattttaaaattttttacttttgtagaTTGAAGATGCAAAAACTATGtataaagaaaatagtaaaaatgcaTTTCAATTGGAACATTGTTGGAGAATTTTGAGGAATGAAGCTAAGTGGTTGATTCAAAGAGATAATTTGAAGGTCCGCCCTAGACAACTAACTACACAATCTTGTAATACTTTTGCAAGCTCAATAAATTTGGATGAAGATAATAATGAGATGAACTCCGACAAAACCTTGGAGAGACCTATAGGCAAgaaggccgaaaaggagaaattaaagaaaagaaagaattgtgATGACGTGGTCCCAATACTTTCCTCCCAATTGGACGAAATCAAGGAAGGAAAAAGGAGAATGCAtgaggagaaaaaggaaagtaTGCGCATTGCATTAGAAGAACGAAGAGAGTTCTTGCGCATTGCATCCGAAGAACGAAGAGAGTTGATTCGTATCAAATAAGACAAGAATGAAGTAGAAAAGAGGAAAGCAGAAGATGAAATTATGATGAAAGATACAAGAACTATGGATCCTGAGTAAAAAGAATACATTCGCCTACGTCGTTTGGAAATCTTGGAGATGTTAAAGTCTAAATTTCTATCATCATCATAAtttgtatattattattgacaatatctaattaagtaattttttgtatAGTGCAAAGATACTAGCACATGGTTGACATAGATTGTTTGATGTTAGACATCTCTTTTGTAGTATTTACTTGTACAAGGAACATGATTATTCAATCTCTAATCATgttagatatatttttgtaatcTTCACTTGTGCAAGGCTGTGATGTCTCCTTCTGTAAGCCTATACTGTTTTCTCTCAATGACTAAAGCTGGTGGAAAAATATTGCTATCATGCTGTGTTGGAATTGGTTGTCATAAGTAGAAAGGGAGGGCAAATGCTCTATtctgttaatttatttttatattcttcattGAATATGAAGATTTCTAgttccccacccccccccccaaaatatAGTTCTGTTGAGCTCCAAATGTGTAATGGAATTTTGTAGTGGGATTATTCAGATTGCAGTTATCTGGTGCACACTAAGCATATTCATGAGGTCGTTTGTTGGAAATATTATTGTACATTAACTCTCATTGTTTTACTTTAGTAGGAATTCCTAATACAGAATACAAGATGGcacattttttaagtttgaatGATGACCATAGGAATGATGGAAAACAATGGAAATCTGCTTGTGAACTCagatataatattaattttttgtgatgcaGGACAAAGTTTAGAGAAGCTCAAATGGGCACTTTTTCAAATAAGTTAGTTTGGGTTGTCTTtgcaaacaaaattaaaatactgCTTACAATTTTTGATGGATGAAAGATGACATCTAATTTTGTAAATACAGATGCAAAGTTacatagatagatagatagatagatagaaatatcaaatatgattCATGCaataaatttgaatatgtaAATATGGATATAATGGTTGCAGGGGCTGTAGAAAACAACTACTtgcacaatattttcatcacCCCCAACACATTTtcagctaaattttttaatcattccTAAATTCACTATGTATTGTTTCCTAGGCTACTAATGCACCTCATGTATACAggcaataatttcaaatttgctGAAAAGGTTGAGAATTAGAATGCTTtattttgactttatttttattcacCCATCATGGATTTTTCCAAATTTGTCAATTGGAAGT is a genomic window of Quercus lobata isolate SW786 chromosome 2, ValleyOak3.0 Primary Assembly, whole genome shotgun sequence containing:
- the LOC115973786 gene encoding glutathione S-transferase T3-like, producing MDSQNPFFLDILQDKEQGFESFDSSILMSTPHLDVNVHQSPPEVEMGQSTPPIAKKSTTKRSQRGNNFTVDEDIKLVSAWLNVSLDAVISTDQKHTTFWDRIWSTFHNDKKFNRSKDSLCSQWSTIQRETDKFCGYLAQIENRNESDKTEHDKIEDAKTMYKENSKNAFQLEHCWRILRNEAKWLIQRDNLKVRPRQLTTQSCNTFASSINLDEDNNEMNSDKTLERPIGKKAEKEKLKKRKNCDDVVPILSSQLDEIKEGKRRMHEEKKESMRIALEERREFLRIASEERRELIRIK